One window from the genome of Bacillales bacterium encodes:
- a CDS encoding aminoglycoside phosphotransferase family protein, protein MKKIRWCATSFRNDFLAEIKDVQLAPLDAGLEAEVMKVDVEGARFVLKIWNKGSKPDVWFQYCLLQTLNESGIAVSKSYGYGYDEAGNAVLLTSFDGVPIEDDVEGALVKLAEILAKIHAFPVASCKDFSLPRYDFIDYFYPQHERFSDLNRVLEQLVNSAKIKQTSLIHGDFHLNNVLEKDGRFTVIDWTNGQLGDPRYDLAWAYVLIRIYFGKKQQAVFLSEYKKHLSFPLETLERFEALACLRWLLLDRIADMPKQEDTYAQVKQLLQANRYLSLNLLELND, encoded by the coding sequence TTGAAAAAGATCCGGTGGTGTGCAACGAGCTTTCGGAACGATTTTCTTGCGGAGATCAAAGACGTTCAATTAGCACCGTTGGATGCCGGACTCGAAGCCGAAGTGATGAAAGTCGATGTCGAAGGCGCAAGGTTTGTGCTCAAGATTTGGAACAAGGGATCCAAACCTGATGTGTGGTTTCAATATTGCTTGTTGCAAACATTAAACGAATCAGGAATCGCCGTATCCAAGTCGTATGGGTATGGGTATGACGAAGCAGGAAATGCGGTTTTGCTGACAAGCTTTGACGGCGTTCCGATTGAAGATGACGTGGAAGGGGCGTTAGTCAAGCTGGCGGAAATCCTTGCAAAAATCCACGCTTTTCCCGTTGCGAGTTGCAAAGATTTTTCGCTGCCCCGGTACGACTTCATTGACTATTTTTACCCGCAGCATGAAAGATTTTCGGATCTTAACCGTGTGTTAGAGCAACTTGTGAATTCAGCGAAAATCAAACAGACAAGTTTGATTCATGGTGATTTTCATCTAAATAACGTCCTCGAAAAAGACGGCCGTTTCACCGTCATCGACTGGACGAACGGCCAACTCGGCGATCCAAGATATGATTTGGCATGGGCGTATGTGCTGATCCGGATTTACTTCGGGAAAAAGCAGCAAGCAGTTTTTTTATCCGAGTACAAAAAGCATCTCTCGTTTCCGCTTGAAACATTGGAACGATTTGAAGCACTGGCTTGCCTTCGTTGGTTGTTGCTCGATCGCATCGCAGACATGCCGAAACAAGAGGATACATACGCGCAAGTGAAACAACTTTTACAAGCCAATCGTTATTTATCCTTGAATTTGCTTGAGCTTAATGATTGA
- a CDS encoding NUDIX hydrolase, producing the protein MEKIRVAYTLITNPEKTKILMVKNKDNGNWTLPGGEVEDGETLDVAAVREAREETGYEVMPSGIAAVNECIFDNKAVHAVFFVFHAEIVGGKEEILYPDEIAEIAWIDVEKADALSPYYKKESLAAIVMKEIEAPYVNEGKAQL; encoded by the coding sequence ATGGAGAAAATACGTGTCGCTTATACACTGATTACAAACCCGGAGAAAACGAAGATTTTAATGGTGAAAAATAAAGACAACGGGAATTGGACGCTGCCGGGCGGCGAAGTGGAAGACGGCGAAACGTTGGATGTCGCAGCGGTACGGGAAGCAAGAGAAGAAACGGGATACGAAGTGATGCCGTCGGGCATCGCAGCGGTGAATGAATGCATTTTTGACAACAAAGCCGTTCATGCCGTCTTTTTCGTTTTCCATGCGGAAATCGTCGGCGGAAAAGAAGAAATTCTTTATCCCGATGAGATCGCTGAAATTGCTTGGATCGATGTCGAAAAGGCCGATGCATTATCGCCGTATTATAAAAAAGAAAGCCTGGCCGCGATCGTTATGAAAGAAATTGAAGCGCCTTATGTGAACGAAGGGAAGGCGCAGCTTTGA
- a CDS encoding O-acetyl-ADP-ribose deacetylase — MTLEVIQGDITKLKVDAIVNAANSSLLGGGGVDGAIHRAGGKAILEACKRIRETDGRCEPGDAVVTTAGKLAATWVIHTVGPVWHGGGDWEEETLASCYRKVLELAEERGVKTIAVPNISTGVYRFPKARAAEIALRTVEAYINERGVRSLEKILFVCFDDENARLYWDALNQ, encoded by the coding sequence GTGACGCTCGAAGTCATCCAAGGCGATATCACGAAGCTGAAAGTGGACGCGATCGTCAACGCCGCGAATTCGAGCTTGCTCGGCGGGGGCGGTGTGGACGGAGCGATTCACCGCGCAGGCGGAAAAGCGATTTTGGAGGCGTGTAAAAGAATTCGGGAGACCGACGGCCGGTGTGAGCCGGGCGACGCGGTCGTGACGACCGCGGGGAAGCTGGCGGCGACGTGGGTCATCCATACCGTCGGGCCGGTATGGCACGGCGGGGGTGACTGGGAGGAGGAGACGCTGGCGTCGTGCTACCGCAAGGTGCTGGAGCTGGCGGAAGAACGCGGAGTGAAAACGATCGCGGTTCCGAACATCAGCACCGGGGTGTATCGATTTCCGAAAGCACGAGCGGCGGAAATTGCATTGAGGACAGTGGAAGCTTACATAAATGAACGCGGCGTGCGGTCGCTGGAGAAAATTTTATTCGTATGCTTTGATGATGAGAATGCCCGTTTGTATTGGGATGCGCTGAATCAGTGA
- a CDS encoding aminoglycoside phosphotransferase family protein has product MAQRLIETISAVFPEIQVDHAVITGGQNNSVVMVNGEWVFRFPRYAEGVEQLKKETRFLKLVHEPLPVQVPDPVYSSLDGARVGEAFVGYRRIDGNSLKTYSGNKHEIVRELGRFLNVLHGLPLNEDLRGVLGPPDNEYADWYDMFTRMEAKLFVHMNDNARSKVQDNFKRFLAEIGDARLKKTVIHGDFGPSNLLIKDGHVSGVIDFGSVAIGDPARDIASAFFGPFGLGESWMPEVAAVYPQAADYIERARFYASTFALQEALFGIENDDEQAFQAGIAVYK; this is encoded by the coding sequence ATGGCGCAACGATTGATTGAAACGATTTCGGCGGTATTTCCCGAGATTCAGGTCGATCATGCCGTCATCACAGGCGGGCAAAACAACAGCGTCGTCATGGTGAACGGCGAGTGGGTGTTTCGGTTTCCGCGCTATGCCGAAGGCGTCGAGCAACTTAAGAAAGAGACTCGGTTTTTAAAACTTGTGCACGAACCGCTCCCGGTGCAAGTTCCGGATCCCGTTTATTCATCGTTGGACGGTGCCCGGGTCGGCGAGGCGTTTGTCGGCTATCGCCGGATTGACGGCAACTCTTTAAAAACGTATTCCGGTAACAAGCATGAGATTGTTCGTGAGCTGGGACGATTTTTAAATGTATTGCACGGATTGCCTTTGAACGAGGATTTGCGTGGTGTTCTTGGACCGCCCGACAATGAATACGCTGATTGGTACGACATGTTCACTCGTATGGAAGCGAAGCTTTTCGTACATATGAACGATAATGCACGCAGTAAGGTTCAAGACAATTTCAAACGCTTTTTAGCTGAGATTGGCGATGCACGACTCAAGAAAACGGTCATTCACGGCGATTTCGGCCCTTCGAATCTTTTGATTAAGGACGGGCATGTGAGCGGCGTCATCGACTTCGGCAGTGTTGCGATCGGTGATCCTGCCCGCGATATCGCTTCTGCTTTTTTCGGTCCGTTCGGGTTAGGCGAATCATGGATGCCAGAGGTCGCTGCAGTGTATCCGCAAGCGGCGGATTACATTGAGCGAGCACGGTTTTACGCGAGTACATTTGCGCTGCAAGAAGCGTTATTCGGCATTGAAAATGATGACGAGCAAGCTTTTCAAGCAGGAATTGCAGTCTACAAATAG
- a CDS encoding TIGR01777 family oxidoreductase: MKKKVVLAGGTGFVGDYLLQAFQRIGYEVILISRQPEFVSWMDPIEMTEAMENAEMLINLAGKSVNCRYNAANRDEIMRSRTRTTRLLGEVVSQCENPPKLWINASTATIYRHAEDRPMTEADGEIGTGFSVEVAKAWEREFFEFDLPYTRQAALRIAIVLGDGGVMTPYKNLVRFGLGGVQGTGKQRFSWIHIEDLFRILLFLSEREDLEGVFNASAPGPVTNRELMKAMRRQLRIPFGLPSPKWMLEAGAVLIRTETELVLKSRWVLPERLQQAGFTFTYEKIDEALAQILGRSS, from the coding sequence ATGAAGAAGAAGGTTGTGCTTGCAGGAGGAACCGGTTTTGTCGGGGACTATTTGCTTCAGGCTTTTCAACGGATCGGCTATGAAGTCATTCTCATTTCACGACAGCCCGAGTTTGTTTCCTGGATGGATCCGATTGAAATGACGGAAGCGATGGAAAATGCAGAGATGCTCATCAACTTGGCGGGAAAGTCGGTCAATTGCCGCTACAATGCGGCGAATCGAGATGAGATCATGCGGTCGCGAACGCGGACGACGCGCCTGCTCGGTGAGGTTGTTTCACAGTGCGAAAACCCGCCGAAATTGTGGATCAATGCGAGTACGGCGACGATTTACCGGCACGCGGAAGATCGGCCGATGACCGAGGCGGACGGTGAAATCGGCACGGGGTTTTCCGTTGAGGTGGCGAAAGCGTGGGAACGGGAATTTTTCGAGTTCGACCTGCCGTATACGAGGCAGGCAGCGCTGCGCATCGCGATTGTGCTTGGGGACGGCGGGGTCATGACGCCGTATAAAAATCTCGTCCGGTTCGGGCTCGGCGGTGTACAAGGTACGGGCAAGCAAAGGTTCAGCTGGATCCATATCGAGGATTTGTTCCGGATTTTGTTGTTTTTGAGCGAACGTGAAGATTTAGAAGGCGTCTTCAATGCGTCTGCTCCCGGTCCGGTAACGAATCGAGAGCTCATGAAAGCGATGCGCAGGCAACTGCGGATCCCGTTTGGGTTGCCGTCACCGAAATGGATGCTTGAGGCGGGAGCGGTGTTGATTCGAACAGAAACGGAGTTGGTGCTGAAGAGCCGCTGGGTGCTTCCGGAACGGCTGCAGCAAGCGGGTTTTACTTTTACATATGAAAAAATCGACGAAGCTTTGGCACAGATTTTGGGGAGATCGAGTTGA